The Rhodospirillales bacterium genome includes the window AGACTAACTGATGCCAAGCAATTGCAGATACGGAAGAGCCTCAATATTTTGGCGCATCGGCGGAAGCGCGCGTAATTGTATGCCCCTGCGGTTGATAATGGCGTAGTGCCCCAAACGGTTCAAAAATCGGCTGAACGCACGGTCACCCAAATCACCTTTTTGGGCCGCCTTGATAGTTTCATCGCACAGCAACGGAAAAAGCATACCGACATCCCGCCGCGAAGGCGAAAGCGCAATATAGCCGTGCGACGTAATCCAGAAAAAGCGCCCCAGACTATTGATCGCGACTCCGTGCTGCTGCACGACCCGCCCGGCTTCAGCAAGCTTCAAATCCGGGCAATCTATATCGGAATAAAGGATAAACGGTCTGTCCCTGTTCTGCTTAAGACAGTGATCAAGCACCAATATGCGCGCGCAGTCGGCGCGCACATAAACGCTGCCCGCACCGGAACGGTTTTTTCCCTTGTGGTCTGTATTTTTGAACAAATCCTCGCCGCTATAAGCCGGAATGGCATTGAGGTCGCACAAGATGACGTTTCGGTGATCGCTGCATTGATAGATATAGGATGCGACCCAGAACCGGCTGAGATCGTCGAGCAACCTGTTATCCAGCCACAGGATGAAATCCGCATCCGGATACCGGTTTGCATTTTCGATGGCGCGATGGACATGCTGCAACGGAACCGTGCACATATTTTCCCGCGTTTCCGAATCCTGTGCCGGAAGCTCGGAGATCCAGACGTAATTCACCAAGGGCCGCGCGGGGATCGCCCCGACGAACGCTTGGGGACGAAAGGAATCTTGCGTGACCTGGCTGAGCCGCATGCAAAGGGTATAAACGGAAAATATTGTTCTGTAAAATATTCCGGGTAAGAAAAACGGCCCGCTTCCCGGGCCGTTCTTGAAATATCGCCAGATTCCCTATTTTTTCGCTTTTTTCGCCGGTTTTTTCTTTTCCGTCTTGGCGTCGCCTTCATCCGCGTCGTCGTCGCGGGTCAGTTCGTCCAGCGCGACTTCCTTGTCCTTGATCTCGGCCAGTTCGAGGATGAAATCCACGACCTTGTCCTCGAAGATCGGCGCGCGCAGGGAATCGACCATCTGCTGGTTCTTGCGGAACATCTCGAACACCTGCGCTTCCTGACCGGGGAAACGGCGGGCCTGATCCATCACCGCGCGGTGCAGGTCTTGATCCGACACCTGGATGTTGTTGGCCTGCCCGACCTCGGACAGGATCAACCCCAGACGCACGCGGCGCGCGGCGATGTCCTTCAGCTCGGACGTCTCGTCGTCGTTCAGCGGCTCGCCCTCGCCCTTGTATTTTTTCTCTTGCTCGATCTGGTCGAGGCACACCTTGTACTCCGCCTCCACCATGCCTTCCGGCAGCGGGAAATCGTGGCTTTCGTCCAAAAGGTCGAACAGCGCGCGCTTCACTTTTTGGCGGCTGTACTGGACGTATTCGGATTCCATCTGGTCGCGCACGGCCTTTTTCAGGGCGTTCAGGTCCTCGATGCCCAGCGTCTTGGCGAAATCGTCGTTGATCTCCGGCGCCTCCGGCTCGCGGATCTCGTGCAGCTTGACCGCGAACTGCGCCTTCTTGCCCGCCAGGTCCGCCGCGCCGTAATCGGCGGGGAACGTAACGTTCACGGTGACTTCGTCGCCCGGCTTCGCACCGGCCAGCTGGTCCTCGAACCCGGCGATGAACGAATTGGACCCAAGCTCAAGATGATACCCGACCGACGACATGCCGGGCTTGGTCGTACCGTCTTCCAGCTTGCCGGAATAATCGATGACCACGATGTCGCCGTTTTTGGCGGCGCGCGGCGTTTCGACCTTTTTGGTCTGGCGGTTGTTTTTCGCGATGCGGCTGAGCGCGTCTTCGATCGACTCGTCGGACACCTTGGCGACCGGGCGCTCCAGCTTGATCGACTTGACGTCCATGACCGTGAAATCCGGCAGCACTTCGATCGACACGGTGAATTCCAGATCCTTGCCCTTGGCGAAAGAGTCGATATTGACCGCGGGCTGCGAGGCGGGACGCACCTTGTTGTCGCGCAGCGCGTTCGTGGTCCCGTCGTTGACGGCCTTTTCCACCACTTCACCCATTACGGCCTCGCCGTAACGCTGCTCAAGAATGTTTTGCGGGGTCTTGCCGGGACGAAAACCGGGCACCCGAACGGTCTTGCCGACTTCGGCCAGACGCGTCTTGGACATCTGCGCAAGCTCGGTCGCGGGGACCGTGACCTTGTATTCGCGTTTCAAACCTTCTTTTTTAACTTCAACTGCTTGCATGACTTTCTTAATCCTGTTTATAAACTGTTTATGGTGCGGGTGGAGGGACTTGAACCCCCACGACAAAGTCACAGGAACCTAAATCCTGCGCGTCTACCAGTTTCGCCACACCCGCCCGGCTGCCCGCGTTTTTCGCCCGCGAAAAGACCAGAAATTGGCCCCGGACGCAAGGGCTTTCCGCAAGCCCGGCTATAGACTTAACTATAAAGAACCTTCGGGTAAGCCGCCGACACGATTTTATGTACGCAGTCGGCGTGGTGATCGATGACGCTCCGCCCCCGCTCCTTGGAAGTGTCCTGGCCGGTCAGATACGCAAGTACCTCGTGGACCGTCCTGTAATCGCCTTTATGAAGATGGTCCAGCAAACGGGACAACCCATCCGCGTCGAGTACGATTTCCGCGCCCTGCGGAACGGGAAAACGCGACCAACCGGCGGTGATCAGTCCTTCGGCCTTGCGGACATGCCATTCCGTCCGCGTCGTCGCCCCCGCCATCAGCTTGGCAACAGAATCCCTTGCCAAATCGAGCTGATAATATGCCCGCGCCGCACGTTGAAATTCAATGACCGCATCCTTTAACGGTCCGGCGCTCAGGGTTGCGCCACACATGGCGACCGCACGCATCCGCGCGTTGAATCTCCGGGAAACCATTCCCGCCCGATATCTTTTGCCCAACCCAAAGGCGGACGCAACGCTCAGCAAGAGTTTCTGGCGCGAACCCATCGATTCGCGCGGCATCCGCTCATAATGCAATTCGATGCCACTGCCGGAAAGTGTGACCGCACCATCCAGATGCTGGCTGGTGATCGCACTGGCGGCAGCGCTGACCGCGTAATTGACGCCCCAGAATTTGCGCGCGCGGCGCCTGGCGAAAAAACCCAGCTTTTTGGGTTCGGAATCCACGACACTACGAACATCAACGGCAACCATTTACAAACTTTCCACTGTCAAAATTTTTCATAAAATACAGACGACACGCCACAACGGCAACAAAAAAACCTGACTACACAAACAGGCTTTTCAATACATGCGGCAACATATCCGGAATATCGCTGGCAACAAGACCGGGGCCGAATTGCAAACCAGCCTCGCCGTGCATCCACACGCCGGCGCACGCGGCCTTGAAACTGGGCATCCCCTGCGCCATCAGCCCGGCAATGATTCCCGCCAGCGCGTCACCCGTACCGGCGCTGGCCAGATACGGGCTGGCATGGCGATTTTCCACGCCGTCCTCGCCATCGGCGATGATGGTGTCGGCCCCCTTCAGCACGACGACGCAACCGACGCGGCGCGCGGCCTCCTGTGCCGTGCAATCGCCGAACAGCCGCGCAAATTCTCCCGCATGGGGCGTCAGGACATCGTCGGGGCGCAACAGCGCCAGCCCCTCCGCCCGTGCGTTCAGCGCGATCAACCCGTCGGCATCCAGCACCAGACGCTGATCCCCCCGCGCCTTAAGCCAGTCGATGACCGCATCGGCATCCGCGCCGAAACCGGGCCCTAGCACCAAAGCGCGTCGCCGCGCATCCGCCAGATGCGAACGCCGGTCATGCGCGATTTCATCCTCGACCATGATATGCGCGGGCGCGGCGGTACGGTAAACATCCCCAACGCCTTGCGGCGCGACGATGGTGACCAGCCCGGCCCCCGCGCGCGCGGCACAGACACCGGCCAGCCGTGCCGCGCCTGTCAGTTTGGCGCCGCCCACGACGATGCAGTGCCCGCGATCGTATTTATGCCCGTCGACCCGCGGCCGTGGGAGTAGATCCTTCCACAAATCAGGGGCGTTCATCTGCATCATGCGCAAATAATTACCGCGATTTTGCGATCCTGACAGCATGAATTTTTTTGCCGCGCGAGTAGCGACAAAAATATATGAAAACATATGGTTGGAAACAAAAAATGGGGCGACCGACGGGGCTTGAACCCGCGACAACCGGTACCACAAACCGGTGCTCTACCAACTGAGCTACGGTCGCCACATATCCAGAAGAACGGACGTCGATGCTATACGCGCTAAGCCTCTAAATCGTCAAGATTACTTAGCAAACATTCAAATCCACCCAAATTTAAATAGGTGCTATGCGTTTAGCGCATAGATCGGTTTGCGCATTTGCCGCTTGCGACAACCCGTCACGCTGGCCCAAAGTGCATTTTTTGCGAACAATGCCTGCTGTCTTCTTCCATCCAACCAAAGTCCGTAAAAGAGGGACCGTCCTAAATGTCTGATATTTTTTCCAAGGCCAAAACCCCGTCCGCCGTGGCCAAGGTGCTGCGCGACAACGATGTGCAGTTCGTCGATTTCTGGCTGACCGATCCGCGCGGCAAGACCCACCACATCACTCAGGACATTGTGACAGTGGACGAAGACATGCTGGCCAACGGCATTTTCATGGACGGGTCGTCCATCGCCGGTTGGAAGGAGATTCATCAATCCGACATGCTGCTTAAACCCGATATGGCCAAGGTTACGCTCGACCCGTTCACGGCCCAGAAAACCGCGATCATATTTTGCGACGTGCTGGAGCCGGATTCCAAAAAACCCTACAACCGCGACCCGCGCTCGATCGCCAAGGCGGCCGAGGCTTATCTGAAAAAATCCGGCAAGGCCGATACGGCCTATTTCGGGCCCGAGGCGGAATTCTTCGTGTTCGAGGACGTAAAATTCAACTCATCGCCCTACGAACAATCCTACGCCCTTAACCACACCGAACTGCCGACAAACTCGAATGCCAGCTTCGCCGACGGCAATCTTGGCCACCGTCCGCGCATTAAAGGCGGCTATTTCCCGACTGCGCCGGTCGATTCTTGTCAGGATCTGCGCTCCGACATGCTCGCGGCCCTCAAGGCGATGGGCGTACCGGTCGAAAAGCACCACCACGAGGTCGCCTCGGCCCAGCACGAACTCGGCATCAAGTTTTCAACTCTGGTCGACTGCGCCGACAACATGCAGCTGTATAAATTCGGCGTGCTCAACACCGCCCATGCCTATGGCCAGACGGCGACCTTCATGCCCAAGCCGGTCTTTGGTGACAATGGTTCGGGCATGCACTGCCACCAGTCGCTGTTCAAGGGCAAGGATCCGCTGTTCGCGGGCAAGGGCTATGCCGGGCTTTCCGACACTGCCCTGTATTACATCGGCGGCATCATCAAGCACGCAAAAGCCATCAACGCCTTCACCAACCCCACCACCAACTCGTACAAGCGTCTTGTGCCGGGGTACGAGGCGCCGGTGCTGCTTGCCTATTCCGGCCGCAACCGTTCGGCGTCGTGCCGTATTCCATACTCGGAAGGCCCCAAGGCGAAACGCGTCGAAGTCCGCTTTCCCGACCCCACCGCCAACCCGTATCTCGGCTTTGCCGCGATGCTGATGGCGGGTCTGGACGGCATTAAAAATAAAATCCATCCGGGCGACCCGATGGATAAAAACCTTTACCACCTGCCGGAAAAGGAACTCGCGAAGATACCGACCGTGTGCGGTTCGCTGCGCGAGGCGCTGATGGCGCTCAAGGCCGATCACAAATTCCTGCTTGAAGGCGGCGTGTTCACCGAGGACATGATCGACGGCTACATCGAACTCAAGATGGAGGAAGTGCTGCGTTTCGAAACCACGCCGCACCCGATCGAGTTTGAAATGTATTACTCCTCCTGAGGCCCATCCCCTCAGCCAACTGGGCGGCCCCTTACCGGGCCGCCTTTTTTATCGCCGCCCGCAACGTCAGGATCGATTTAACGTCACTGGATCGATTTCAGGACCATCGCAAAGGCGCGCGTATTCACCGACCATTGATACAGGTCCAGCGTCCGCGACGGCGTCAGCAATTCAGCGACATATGTCTTCGGGTTCGCACCCGCGCTGCGGAACACTGCGATCCATAATTCTTGCGTCACCGGGGCCTTGGCGTCGGTCTGATAGTCGGTCAGTTTGCGGCGCAGGTTATAGACATCCATGACCGCGAAATCGACAGGAATGTTCAGATCCGGCTTCAGATTTTCCACCGCACTACCAAGATCGTACCCCTGCGCCTCGTATGACTGGCGGATGTCGCGCAACATCGCCGGCACATCAACCGAAAACCGGTTGGGGTCGCTTTCATCCTTGAGCGAACGCGACGAAATGACGTTCAATGTGATGCGCCCAGATTCGACGCCTGTGTCATCACGGGATTGAAGCTGAACCGATACCCTGTTGTCGCCCTGCGCCTGTTCGCCGACAAAACGCCACGACGCGGGATAAAAGAATTTCAGCGATTCAAAATACACGCGCTCGGTACGCTTTTCGATCTGCGTGTCCGAATTTTTCAAAAATCTAAAACTGCCGATCGCAAAAGTTTGCGCATCCTTATACGCATCCCATGCCGCAGTCGGAAGGGCATATTCGGCAAGCAGGTAATAGGTCCCCATCACGCGCATCAGGGCACGCACGGTGTAACTGTCACCCTTGTCGTTCAGCACGGTGTACAGCGCCTCGACGTTGCGATCGTCGATCTCGCGGATCGAACGCAGCAGATATCCCTTTTTAAGCGCATAGGCGACCAGTTCCATGCGCGCCGAATTCTCGCGCGGCATGGCGATGCGCTTGTACGAAAAATAGGGCCGTACATCGCCCATCGCCGGACCGTCGAAACGCGCGATCTCACCGAAATCCTGCCCCAACGACATGCGTTCCATCCAGGTGCGCGGCAACGCCACCTGAAAACCGGCATCCGGAATGGTTGGGAATTCCTTGGTTGCCGTGTCGGTCGACGCGGCATAAGTGGTCAGGTTGAAACTTTTATCCAGCTCGGGCATGGGCAACAAAGCCTGCGCGCGCGCGCGCGGCACCGCAACGGCCAGCGCCAGCGCCATCATCACCCATAATCCTGTCACACGTAAAAACACGAGGTTTCCCTTGCCTTTCCTGTCCGAAACTGAGTATGAGTGTGTCACAGGACTATGGCAAGACTATGAGCAAAGACCTCTTCTCCGCCCTCCCCGCGAAAAAAGCACCCGCCAAAAAGAAATCTGGCCCCACGGCGGGCGAGCTTTTGAAAAAAGGCGCCAGTGCGCAGAATGGCGCGCAGGACGATTCCTACACCGCGAAATCGATCGAGGTCCTAGAAGGCCTTGAACCCGTGCGCAAGCGCCCGGGCATGTATATCGGCGGCACTGACGACCGCGCCCTGCACCATCTGGTGGCAGAGGTGCTGGACAATGCGATGGACGAAGCCGTGGCCGGCCACGCGGCGCGCATCGAAGTATCGCTGATCGCCGATGGATCGTGCGTCATCTCCGACAACGGACGCGGCATCCCCATCGACAACCATCCCAAATACCCCGGAAAATCGGCGCTTGAAGTGATTCTGACCACCCTGCACTCCGGCGGCAAGTTCAACGCCGGCGCCTATAAAACCTCCGGCGGTCTGCACGGCGTCGGCATTTCCGTGGTCAACGCGCTTTCCGATCGCATGAGCGTGGAAGTCGCGCGCGACAGGAAACTGTACCGTCAGGACTATGCGCGTGGCCACGCCACCTCGAAACTGACCCCCATGGGCGCCACCACCAAGCGCGGCACCATTGTCACCTTTCACCCGGATCCGGAGATATTCGGCGAAAAGGCGGCGCTGCGCCCGGCCACGCTATACCGCATGTGCCGATCCAAGGCGTATCTGTTTCGCGGCGTCGAGATCAGGTTTCACACCGACATCCCTGCCGAAGGCATCCCCACGGACGACACCTTCAAATTTCCCGGCGGGCTTGAGGATTTTCTCAAATCCGAACTCGAAGGCCGCCCGCTGGTCACTCCGAACGTCTTTGCCGACTTCGTCGAAACGAAGGACGCGCGCGTCGAATTTGCCGTCGCATGGCCCGGCGATTACGGCGACGGGTTCATCAACTCCTACTGCAACACCATCCCGACGCCGCAGGGCGGGACGCACGAACTCGGCCTGCGCGCCGCGCTCTCCAAATCGCTCAAGGATTACGCCGCGCGCATCAACCTGAACGCCAAGCAAGTCGGGCTGGTTACGCCCGACGACGTGATGGAAGGGGCGTGCTGCCTGCTTTCCGTCTTTATCCCCGACCCGCAGTTTCAGGGCCAGACCAAGGACAAACTGGCGACACCGCAGGCCCAACGTCTGGTGGAGTCGATCGTCAAGGACCGCTTTGACCATTTTCTGGTTGGCGACCCGGCGGCGGCGAAACAGCTTTTGGAATCCATCGTCACGCGGGCCGAGGAACGCCTGCGCCGCAAGGAAGACAAGGAAACCTTCCGCAAGACCGCGACGCGCAAACTGCGTCTGCCCGGCAAACTTTCCGACTGTTCGCGTCAGGCCGCGACGGGGACCGAGATTTTTATCGTCGAGGGTGATTCCGCCGGCGGCTCAGCCAAACAGGGCCGCAACCGCGAAACGCAGGCGATTCTTCCCTTGCGCGGAAAAATCCTCAACGTCGTTTCCGCCAGCCGCGACAAGATCCGCGACAATCAGGAAATTCAGGACTTGATTCAGGCGCTCGGCGTCGCCACCGGCGCGGCTTTCCGCGTTGACGATCTGCGTTACGAGCGCGTCATCATCATGACCGATGCCGACGTCGACGGCGCGCACATCTCCTCGCTGCTGATCTCGTTCTTCTATACCCAGATGCCGGGCCTGATCGATGCGGGCGCGCTTTATCTGGCCCAGCCGCCGCTTTACCGCCTTTCGGCGGGCGGAGTGACCGCCTATGCCCGCGACGACGCGCACAAGGCGCAACTGGAAAAGACCACTTTCAAGGGCCGCACCAAAATCGACGTCAGCCGCTTCAAGGGTCTGGGTGAAATGCCCGCGCAGCAGCTTAAGGAAACCACGATGAGCCCCAACACGCGCACCCTTTTGCGCGTGACCCTGCCGCACGCCGCCGCAATCGCGGATGCGATGGGCGAACCGGATACCGCCGCGGAGCCTGCCCAAAACCCGCGCGATCAGGTCGACGCCCTGATCGACGATCTGATGGGGCGCAACGCCGAGGCACGGTTCAATTTCATTCAGGCGAATGCCCTGAATATCGAGGAACTCGATATTTAAATTAGCCACGCATATCGAGGAACTCGATATATTAACCGGCCATATCGAGGAACTCGATATTTGACATAATTAAAATTTGCCTGTAGGCTGCCCGCGTTATAATCTGCGGTGCATGACCATGACGATATCACGATTGCCCAAATCTGTTTCCCGTTCGCTTTGCAGCGCTTTCGCGCTTGCTGCCGCGCTTGGCATGTCCGGCTGCGCCCCCCGCACACCTTACGGCGAGGCCGCCTATGGCACCGGCGTCAGCGATGCGCGCCAGCTGCCCGCCAACCGCTGGGCCCTGCCGCCCGAAGTCCCCGTGCTTCAGCGCGACCCGATGGATTACCCGCCCGGCTCAACCCGTGGCGGCGATATTGACGGGGACGATTGGGAATACACATATCCCCCCTCCACTCTACCCGAGCCGCCTTACATTTACGGCAGCCGCCCCAGCTATGACTGGCGCAATCCCGGCGGTTATGGCGCCCCCACCCGGCGCGGCGACCTGTACCCGCAACGGAATATCCCGCGCACCCCGCCGCCTTTGCCGCAACCGCCGGCACAGACACAGCCACGCCAGCCCGGCAGCTGGCATCAGGATTATCAGCGCGCGTTGCAAGAACGCCTTGGCCACGCACAAAAACCCGCCGCCAAAGCCGGCGAATCGCAACTGCTTCCACCCGTAGCGCCGCGCGCTCCGGCACCGGGCATCGGCGCGGTGCGCGATGACCCGGCCCGCGCCGCAAGGCACGTCCGCTGTATTACCGGCGTCCCCTGCGTAACCGCCGGCGCGCCGCCAAAACCGTCCACCCAATAAAAACGGCGGATTAAAAACGACAAAAATATAAAAACGAGGATGTGAAAAATGAAAACAAGAATAGCCCCCATCGCCGCGGCCTTCAGCACACTCGCACTTGCTGGTTGCGGCACCGGCCCCAGCCGCTTCGCCAATCCGGATTCCAGCATCGTCCGCGCCGAAGTCGAGCGCCCCGCGCCCCGAAACGCGCAAGACGGTCGCCGTCAGGCCTCGCCCTTTGCCGGTAGCGTGGTCGACCGCGTACCCGGCCGTTTCCAGCGCTGCAACCCCGCGAATGGGCAGGTCTACGAGGTCGAACTGTCAAAAGTCATCAACCTGAATGGCCAGATCGACACAGTCGAAACGCCCGTGTCCATGACGACGGGTTTTAATGCCAAGGTCGACCCGATCAGCTGCGGCTTCATCAACGGCATGAGCGGCGCCGTTCATGCGACATACAGCACCGTACCCAAAGGTTCGGGCGCAAACGGCCTCTATAACAACGTTCCCACCATCAGTAACAATAACTAGGAGGGCCCATGACCGCCATCCGCACCCCCCTGCGCATTGCCTTCGCCGCCGCCCTCATCGCGCCGGTCTTGACCGGCTGCAGCAGATACGACGAAGCCACGTATCCGCGCTCCAGCCAAAGCATCCAGCAAGGCGCCAGCCTGCCATCGGGCGGTGGCATCGGGGCGGTGCCGCTGGTCAGGCGCACCTTCGACCCCGGCAGCGGCACCTATAGCGACAAGCCGGAAGGCCAGGTTCTTCTGATCGGTCCGCGCCCGCGTGAAGTTCAGGTCTGCTATACCAACATTCCGGTCATGGGCCCCGTCACCTTCGACCCCGTGACCGGTCGTGCCCTGTCCCCAAAACAAATCGGCAACCGGCAAGTCCGCACGCAATGCCCCGGCGGCGGCTGGTACAACACCCCGTGAGCCGGCAACGGTTTAAAAATAGGGGGTTAATTCCTCTGGCCGTTCAGCTTGAACGCGTCCGTCTTGTATTCGCCCAGATTTTTTAGGCCGATACGGAACATGATGGTCGTGTCCTGCACGCCCGACGACGCGTTGGCCAGATAGCGGTCGGCGGTCACCGCGAAATCATAACATTCATGCGTATAGTTCAACGTGAAGATCGATCGGCGCAGCCCGCGCTGGCTCTGGTCGCTGGACAAATCGTAAATCGCGTCGCCGCGCACCGTCCACTGGTCGTTCAGATTGACCGAGGACCCAAGCCTGATTTGCTCGCGCGAATTGGGATAGATCGTACCCGGCGCACCCGCGTCGAACAGGTAATTGCCGTCGACTTCCATCGGCCCCCAGCGCGTAACGCCGTACAGCTCGTGCAATTCCGAGCGCAGCGTGTGCGAATTGACCTGAAATTGATAGGACAGCGTATGCTTGCCGCCACTGAAACTGGCATTGAGCGAGCCGACATAATCGGATGACCTGTTTTCAAGACCCGACCCGACAGGAAACGGATTGTCCCCGGGCCGTAAATTATAGCTTTGCCCCAAAAAGCCGCTCAACTGCCCGCCGCTGTAATTATACATCCCGGCCTTCAGACCATAGGCGACGTGGCTGTTATCCTCGATCCGATCAAGGCCGGGGAAACGGTTTCCGTCCATCAGGTTATCGACGTTCAACTGCACATCCTGCGAATCCTCGTTCGGGATCGTGGAGTTGTTGTTGATGTTCGGCGACAGGTACAGCGTGGCGACCGGCTCGACCAGAAGCTGGAACGACTTGAAATCGGACTTAAGCGGATAACCGGCGCTAAATTGCGCGTTCGGGAAGAAACGGCCTTGCTGGTTGCTCGATGATACAGCAGGGTTAAGCGCATGCGCCTCGCGGTTGGTGGTGGCATAGGCATCGACGCGCGCCCCGGCCTGCGATTTCACAACCAGTCCCACCGGCAAAATATCTTCCCGTGCCCATGACCCGCGCGTCGACCCGCGCCACACGTCCTGCCCGTTGCCGTTGCGAAGAAGCGAAAGAAACGAGGAATCGACCTTCCATCGTCCGCCGAAAAGACCATTGGGATCGCCCAGCCATTGCGCCTCGGCATAAGGAAGGACGTCCGGCTGGTCGGTCTTGACGGCACGCAGGTCCTGGAACGCCATGCCCTTGATCAATACGTAATCGCGGTCTTGAAAACGTTCGGCCAAAACCTGGTTGGTCAGGATGCTGTCGTCAGAAAACCCGTATTGCCGCAGATATTGGGGGTCCGAGGCAAGCGCGACATCCATGCGCCCGCGCCAGTTCTGGTTAATGTCCCATCCCCCGTGCGCGAAAATATGCCCGCGTATATCGTCCTTTTTCTTCACCTCGACCCCGTTGACGGAATCGGTGCGTGCGGAATCGGTCAATGACGTATCGGTCTGAAGATACGCGGTGGAAAAACGCTTGCGGAACTGGTTGCGCAACAGCACGTTCTGCTTGGTCGTCGGCATCACCCAGAACGTCGTATCCATCGACGGCGAAATGCCCCAGTAATACGGCTGGCTGTAAAACGCGCCCAACTGGCTGTTCAGACCGAAACTGGGCGTAAGCAGGCCGCTTTTCTGGTCTATGCTGCCGTCGGGATGCGAAAAATACGGCGTATAGAAAACCGGCACCCCGCCCAGATCGAGCCATGCGTTGCGATACACGATGCGGTGTTCGTCGCGCAGCAGCTCGACCTTCTTCGCGTGCACGCGCCATGGCGGACGCTTGTCCGGATCGGTCGCGCACACCTTGCAAGCGGTATAGCTGGCACTTTTAAGCTTATAACGCAGCTCGCTTTCCTTGATGCCGGTGGCGGCCCACACACGACTTCCATCGGCCATGGTGACGAACATCCGGTCGACCAGCCCCTCGCGCATATGATCCGAAAGCTCGACCGATTGGGCGTGATATACGTCGCCGTTGGGATTGGTGACGACGACGTTCCCCTCCGCCGTCGCGATATCGTCCTTGAGGTTATAGACGACCTTGTCCGCCTTGAGCGTGCGCCCGTCTTGCGTCAGTTCCACCCGCCCGGACAACGTAACGATCTTGTCCGCCTGATTGTAATCCGCCGTATCGGCCACGTAATCGACCGGGCTGGACTTCGGCTGCACAGGCTTGCCGGCAGGTTGGGGCGGCGCCACGGGCTTGCGTTCGGTTGTCTTGGTATAGGGCGGCGCGCTGGGGATCGCGGCGGGTGCCATCTGGTTTTCAAAGTTGACCGGAGAATCCGGCGCGGCCTGCGCAACCTGAACCCCGGCGGTGAAATCCGCCCCCCCGCGCAGCACGGTTTCCGCATCGTAACTTTGCGTATCGACTTCATGCAAAGTAATCCCGGCGGCGCGCGCGGGCGCAGCCAAAGCCGCCGC containing:
- the parE gene encoding DNA topoisomerase IV subunit B, encoding MSVSQDYGKTMSKDLFSALPAKKAPAKKKSGPTAGELLKKGASAQNGAQDDSYTAKSIEVLEGLEPVRKRPGMYIGGTDDRALHHLVAEVLDNAMDEAVAGHAARIEVSLIADGSCVISDNGRGIPIDNHPKYPGKSALEVILTTLHSGGKFNAGAYKTSGGLHGVGISVVNALSDRMSVEVARDRKLYRQDYARGHATSKLTPMGATTKRGTIVTFHPDPEIFGEKAALRPATLYRMCRSKAYLFRGVEIRFHTDIPAEGIPTDDTFKFPGGLEDFLKSELEGRPLVTPNVFADFVETKDARVEFAVAWPGDYGDGFINSYCNTIPTPQGGTHELGLRAALSKSLKDYAARINLNAKQVGLVTPDDVMEGACCLLSVFIPDPQFQGQTKDKLATPQAQRLVESIVKDRFDHFLVGDPAAAKQLLESIVTRAEERLRRKEDKETFRKTATRKLRLPGKLSDCSRQAATGTEIFIVEGDSAGGSAKQGRNRETQAILPLRGKILNVVSASRDKIRDNQEIQDLIQALGVATGAAFRVDDLRYERVIIMTDADVDGAHISSLLISFFYTQMPGLIDAGALYLAQPPLYRLSAGGVTAYARDDAHKAQLEKTTFKGRTKIDVSRFKGLGEMPAQQLKETTMSPNTRTLLRVTLPHAAAIADAMGEPDTAAEPAQNPRDQVDALIDDLMGRNAEARFNFIQANALNIEELDI
- a CDS encoding NAD(P)H-hydrate dehydratase, with amino-acid sequence MMQMNAPDLWKDLLPRPRVDGHKYDRGHCIVVGGAKLTGAARLAGVCAARAGAGLVTIVAPQGVGDVYRTAAPAHIMVEDEIAHDRRSHLADARRRALVLGPGFGADADAVIDWLKARGDQRLVLDADGLIALNARAEGLALLRPDDVLTPHAGEFARLFGDCTAQEAARRVGCVVVLKGADTIIADGEDGVENRHASPYLASAGTGDALAGIIAGLMAQGMPSFKAACAGVWMHGEAGLQFGPGLVASDIPDMLPHVLKSLFV
- the glnA gene encoding type I glutamate--ammonia ligase, which gives rise to MSDIFSKAKTPSAVAKVLRDNDVQFVDFWLTDPRGKTHHITQDIVTVDEDMLANGIFMDGSSIAGWKEIHQSDMLLKPDMAKVTLDPFTAQKTAIIFCDVLEPDSKKPYNRDPRSIAKAAEAYLKKSGKADTAYFGPEAEFFVFEDVKFNSSPYEQSYALNHTELPTNSNASFADGNLGHRPRIKGGYFPTAPVDSCQDLRSDMLAALKAMGVPVEKHHHEVASAQHELGIKFSTLVDCADNMQLYKFGVLNTAHAYGQTATFMPKPVFGDNGSGMHCHQSLFKGKDPLFAGKGYAGLSDTALYYIGGIIKHAKAINAFTNPTTNSYKRLVPGYEAPVLLAYSGRNRSASCRIPYSEGPKAKRVEVRFPDPTANPYLGFAAMLMAGLDGIKNKIHPGDPMDKNLYHLPEKELAKIPTVCGSLREALMALKADHKFLLEGGVFTEDMIDGYIELKMEEVLRFETTPHPIEFEMYYSS
- a CDS encoding trigger factor; the encoded protein is MQAVEVKKEGLKREYKVTVPATELAQMSKTRLAEVGKTVRVPGFRPGKTPQNILEQRYGEAVMGEVVEKAVNDGTTNALRDNKVRPASQPAVNIDSFAKGKDLEFTVSIEVLPDFTVMDVKSIKLERPVAKVSDESIEDALSRIAKNNRQTKKVETPRAAKNGDIVVIDYSGKLEDGTTKPGMSSVGYHLELGSNSFIAGFEDQLAGAKPGDEVTVNVTFPADYGAADLAGKKAQFAVKLHEIREPEAPEINDDFAKTLGIEDLNALKKAVRDQMESEYVQYSRQKVKRALFDLLDESHDFPLPEGMVEAEYKVCLDQIEQEKKYKGEGEPLNDDETSELKDIAARRVRLGLILSEVGQANNIQVSDQDLHRAVMDQARRFPGQEAQVFEMFRKNQQMVDSLRAPIFEDKVVDFILELAEIKDKEVALDELTRDDDADEGDAKTEKKKPAKKAKK